In Gossypium raimondii isolate GPD5lz chromosome 12, ASM2569854v1, whole genome shotgun sequence, a single window of DNA contains:
- the LOC105764272 gene encoding probable inactive poly [ADP-ribose] polymerase SRO2 isoform X1, translating to MNQIGAENQTSITIDDAMSESNELDSCYNCFQHFVTNGFSKIDESSFEGDIIKTSFFSSLSRNPQISYRTKIVAIHKNSNTSQCWKIRAHSFGVYAKAVADTRGGDANIKYAWYGASKNEICETVMYGFSWRKHSISVSPAKHGLDSVLCSGVDGSGVRHLLLCRVILGKQEVVREDSSDQFHPSSMDFDSAVDDISSPTRYIIWNTHLNYNILPCYILSFEAPPYLSGLTEPKTIKPKTWITFGTLISILSPFLDHSQRASLEEQYTNYLEKKITRPQMIQRVRAIAGNQLLSAVVKLYTNKEIQVSSSNRGDAAGSEIDDAARLLGTIYSSMMQPA from the exons ATGAATCAAATTGGTGCAGAAAATCAAACCTCCATAACTATTGATGATGCTATGTCAGAAAGTAACGAGCTTGATTCATGTTACAATTGTTTCCAGCATTTTGTCACAAATGGTTTCTCTAAAATAGATGAATCAAGCTTTGAAGGTGATATAATCAAAACAAGCTTTTTCTCTAGTTTATCGCGAAATCCGCAGATCTCCTATAGGACGAAAATCGTGGCAATCCATAAGAATTCCAACACTAGTCAGTGTTGGAAAATTCGAGCACACAGTTTTGGTGTTTACGCAAAGGCGGTGGCTGATACGCGTGGTGGAGATGCCAATATCAAGTACGCTTGGTACGGTGCTTCCAAAAACGAGATTTGCGAGACTGTGATGTATGGATTTAGTTGGCGTAAACATAGCATCTCCGTGTCTCCTGCAAAGCATGGTTTAGACAG TGTATTGTGTTCAGGAGTGGATGGAAGTGGCGTGAGGCATTTGTTGCTATGCCGAGTTATATTAGGAAAGCAAGAAGTGGTGAGGGAAGATTCTAGTGATCAGTTCCATCCGAGTTCAATGGATTTCGATTCTGCCGTAGATGATATTTCATCTCCTACCAGATATATCATTTGGAATACGCACTTGAATTATAATATCCTCCCCTGTTACATTCTCAGTTTCGAAGCTCCTCCTTACTTAAGCG GGTTAACAGAACCAAAAACCATCAAGCCTAAAACGTGGATAACCTTTGGCACATTGATCTCTATACTTTCGCCCTTTCTAGATCATTCACAAAGGGCTTCCCTTGAAGAGCAGTATACAAATTATCTG GAAAAAAAGATTACAAGGCCGCAAATGATACAAAGAGTGAGAGCAATAGCTGGAAACCAGTTGTTATCTGCTGTTGTGAAACTGTACACAAACAAG GAAATTCAAGTTAGCAGCAGCAACAGGGGTGATGCAGCAGGCAGCGAGATTGATGATGCAGCCCGATTGTTGGGAACAATTTATAGTTCGATGATGCAGCCAGCTTAA
- the LOC105764272 gene encoding probable inactive poly [ADP-ribose] polymerase SRO2 isoform X2 — translation MNQIGAENQTSITIDDAMSESNELDSCYNCFQHFVTNGFSKIDESSFEGDIIKTSFFSSLSRNPQISYRTKIVAIHKNSNTSQCWKIRAHSFGVYAKAVADTRGGDANIKYAWYGASKNEICETVMYGFSWRKHSISVSPAKHGLDSVLCSGVDGSGVRHLLLCRVILGKQEVVREDSSDQFHPSSMDFDSAVDDISSPTRYIIWNTHLNYNILPCYILSFEAPPYLSGLTEPKTIKPKTWITFGTLISILSPFLDHSQRASLEEQYTNYLEKKITRPQMIQRVRAIAGNQLLSAVVKLYTNKIN, via the exons ATGAATCAAATTGGTGCAGAAAATCAAACCTCCATAACTATTGATGATGCTATGTCAGAAAGTAACGAGCTTGATTCATGTTACAATTGTTTCCAGCATTTTGTCACAAATGGTTTCTCTAAAATAGATGAATCAAGCTTTGAAGGTGATATAATCAAAACAAGCTTTTTCTCTAGTTTATCGCGAAATCCGCAGATCTCCTATAGGACGAAAATCGTGGCAATCCATAAGAATTCCAACACTAGTCAGTGTTGGAAAATTCGAGCACACAGTTTTGGTGTTTACGCAAAGGCGGTGGCTGATACGCGTGGTGGAGATGCCAATATCAAGTACGCTTGGTACGGTGCTTCCAAAAACGAGATTTGCGAGACTGTGATGTATGGATTTAGTTGGCGTAAACATAGCATCTCCGTGTCTCCTGCAAAGCATGGTTTAGACAG TGTATTGTGTTCAGGAGTGGATGGAAGTGGCGTGAGGCATTTGTTGCTATGCCGAGTTATATTAGGAAAGCAAGAAGTGGTGAGGGAAGATTCTAGTGATCAGTTCCATCCGAGTTCAATGGATTTCGATTCTGCCGTAGATGATATTTCATCTCCTACCAGATATATCATTTGGAATACGCACTTGAATTATAATATCCTCCCCTGTTACATTCTCAGTTTCGAAGCTCCTCCTTACTTAAGCG GGTTAACAGAACCAAAAACCATCAAGCCTAAAACGTGGATAACCTTTGGCACATTGATCTCTATACTTTCGCCCTTTCTAGATCATTCACAAAGGGCTTCCCTTGAAGAGCAGTATACAAATTATCTG GAAAAAAAGATTACAAGGCCGCAAATGATACAAAGAGTGAGAGCAATAGCTGGAAACCAGTTGTTATCTGCTGTTGTGAAACTGTACACAAACAAG ATCAATTAA
- the LOC105764273 gene encoding transcription factor bHLH90 isoform X1 encodes MRGFERAVEWLRSFVYSNAWDFCVVWKLGDDPSRFIEWKDCCCSGGINVKVEQDKLQLQGPPLCRDAQFQHSIRSKACEALSHFPFAVSLYAGENRIHGEVAISSQPKWLNHANISTSLSSEETMGTQVLIPVFGGLIELFASKNIPKDQNIVELIRTECNALLKAETTTAESYRKANLHKWYLNTLQEKDLPFSMSLSTVNPRIQFIPSIGHPPFSSASAYISQDEQLKQPIGTYYGTKRLGCSQNVCAQQTEIGLVLDCKVNSVNDKMRTAKQPEKVNYHSKNLITERNRRKKIKDGLFKLRALVPKISKMDITAILTDAMEYIGNLQEEEKKLRNELKETEEGDCGKSNAELKSAKLDWLHRKNMSTIEENHIPSGISEMAKIEVHVEVNQITKREFWIKLCYKHKRSGFAKLMEGMDSLGLGVIDANITTFNGNVLNIFKVEGFRVQAIERLVDPPNKLDKQRYTV; translated from the exons ATGAGAGGTTTTGAGAGAGCAGTGGAATGGCTTAGATCATTTGTTTATAGCAATGCTTGGGATTTCTGCGTTGTTTGGAAATTGGGTGATGATCCGTCTAG GTTTATTGAATGGAAGGACTGTTGCTGTAGCGGTGGTATAAATGTTAAAGTAGAACAAGATAAACTTCAGCTTCAGGGTCCTCCTCTATGCAGGGATGCTCAGTTCCAGCATTCCATAAGATCAAAGGCTTGTGAAGCCCTCTCCCATTTTCCTTTTGCCGTGTCTCTCTATGCTGG tgAAAACAGGATTCATGGAGAGGTGGCTATTTCAAGTCAACCAAAGTGGCTTAACCATGCCAATATCTCCACTTCCCTTTCCTCAGAA GAGACAATGGGAACCCAAGTTCTGATCCCAGTTTTTGGCGGTCTCATCGAGCTCTTTGCTTCAAAGAAT ATACCAAAAGATCAAAACATCGTAGAGTTAATAAGAACTGAATGCAATGCACTTTTAAAAGCAGAAACTACAACAGCAGAAAGCTATAGAAAAGCAAATCTTCACAAATGGTATCTCAACACATTGCAAGAAAAAGACTTGCCATTTTCCATGAGCTTGTCAACCGTGAATCCCAGAATACAATTCATTCCCTCTATTGGACATCCCCCCTTTTCTTCAGCTTCTGCCTATATTTCTCAAGATGAGCAATTGAAACAGCCAATTGGCACATATTATGGAACAAAAAGACTAGGATGCAGCCAAAATGTGTGTGCGCAACAAACAGAAATAGGGCTTGTTTTGGATTGTAAAGTTAATTCTGTAAATGACAAAATGAGAACTGCCAAGCAGCCAGAAAAAGTGAATTACCATTCTAAGAATCTTATCACAGAGAGGAATAGAAGGAAGAAGATAAAAGATGGGCTGTTCAAGTTACGAGCTTTAGTCCCCAAGATATCCAAG ATGGATATAACTGCTATTCTTACAGATGCAATGGAATATATAGGAAATTTACAGGAGGAGGAAAAGAAACTCCGGAATGAGCTCAAGGAAACCGAGGAAGGGGACTGTGGAAAGAGCAATGCAGAACTGAAGTCTGCGAAGTTAGACTGGCTACATAGGAAAAACATGTCTACCATTGAAGAAAACCATATTCCCAGTGGCATATCTGAAATGGCAAAAATTGAG GTACATGTAGAGGTGAACCAAATAACCAAAAGAGAGTTTTGGATTAAGCTGTGCTATAAGCACAAGAGAAGTGGGTTTGCAAAGTTGATGGAGGGTATGGATTCTTTGGGACTTGGGGTGATTGATGCTAATATCACAACATTTAATGGAAACGTGCTCAACATTTTCAAAGTCGAG GGATTTCGAGTCCAGGCAATTGAGAGACTTGTTGACCCACCTAACAAACTAGATAAACAACGTTATACAGTGTAG
- the LOC105764273 gene encoding transcription factor bHLH90 isoform X2 gives MRGFERAVEWLRSFVYSNAWDFCVVWKLGDDPSRFIEWKDCCCSGGINVKVEQDKLQLQGPPLCRDAQFQHSIRSKACEALSHFPFAVSLYAGENRIHGEVAISSQPKWLNHANISTSLSSEETMGTQVLIPVFGGLIELFASKNIPKDQNIVELIRTECNALLKAETTTAESYRKANLHKWYLNTLQEKDLPFSMSLSTVNPRIQFIPSIGHPPFSSASAYISQDEQLKQPIGTYYGTKRLGCSQNVCAQQTEIGLVLDCKVNSVNDKMRTAKQPEKVNYHSKNLITERNRRKKIKDGLFKLRALVPKISKMDITAILTDAMEYIGNLQEEEKKLRNELKETEEGDCGKSNAELKSAKLDWLHRKNMSTIEENHIPSGISEMAKIEVHVEVNQITKREFWIKLCYKHKRSGFAKLMEGMDSLGLGVIDANITTFNGNVLNIFKVEANRDFESRQLRDLLTHLTN, from the exons ATGAGAGGTTTTGAGAGAGCAGTGGAATGGCTTAGATCATTTGTTTATAGCAATGCTTGGGATTTCTGCGTTGTTTGGAAATTGGGTGATGATCCGTCTAG GTTTATTGAATGGAAGGACTGTTGCTGTAGCGGTGGTATAAATGTTAAAGTAGAACAAGATAAACTTCAGCTTCAGGGTCCTCCTCTATGCAGGGATGCTCAGTTCCAGCATTCCATAAGATCAAAGGCTTGTGAAGCCCTCTCCCATTTTCCTTTTGCCGTGTCTCTCTATGCTGG tgAAAACAGGATTCATGGAGAGGTGGCTATTTCAAGTCAACCAAAGTGGCTTAACCATGCCAATATCTCCACTTCCCTTTCCTCAGAA GAGACAATGGGAACCCAAGTTCTGATCCCAGTTTTTGGCGGTCTCATCGAGCTCTTTGCTTCAAAGAAT ATACCAAAAGATCAAAACATCGTAGAGTTAATAAGAACTGAATGCAATGCACTTTTAAAAGCAGAAACTACAACAGCAGAAAGCTATAGAAAAGCAAATCTTCACAAATGGTATCTCAACACATTGCAAGAAAAAGACTTGCCATTTTCCATGAGCTTGTCAACCGTGAATCCCAGAATACAATTCATTCCCTCTATTGGACATCCCCCCTTTTCTTCAGCTTCTGCCTATATTTCTCAAGATGAGCAATTGAAACAGCCAATTGGCACATATTATGGAACAAAAAGACTAGGATGCAGCCAAAATGTGTGTGCGCAACAAACAGAAATAGGGCTTGTTTTGGATTGTAAAGTTAATTCTGTAAATGACAAAATGAGAACTGCCAAGCAGCCAGAAAAAGTGAATTACCATTCTAAGAATCTTATCACAGAGAGGAATAGAAGGAAGAAGATAAAAGATGGGCTGTTCAAGTTACGAGCTTTAGTCCCCAAGATATCCAAG ATGGATATAACTGCTATTCTTACAGATGCAATGGAATATATAGGAAATTTACAGGAGGAGGAAAAGAAACTCCGGAATGAGCTCAAGGAAACCGAGGAAGGGGACTGTGGAAAGAGCAATGCAGAACTGAAGTCTGCGAAGTTAGACTGGCTACATAGGAAAAACATGTCTACCATTGAAGAAAACCATATTCCCAGTGGCATATCTGAAATGGCAAAAATTGAG GTACATGTAGAGGTGAACCAAATAACCAAAAGAGAGTTTTGGATTAAGCTGTGCTATAAGCACAAGAGAAGTGGGTTTGCAAAGTTGATGGAGGGTATGGATTCTTTGGGACTTGGGGTGATTGATGCTAATATCACAACATTTAATGGAAACGTGCTCAACATTTTCAAAGTCGAG GCAAACAGGGATTTCGAGTCCAGGCAATTGAGAGACTTGTTGACCCACCTAACAAACTAG